Proteins encoded by one window of Polaribacter haliotis:
- the lptC gene encoding LPS export ABC transporter periplasmic protein LptC, with product MKNYQQIILKSITVLFFTVMLFSCSNSTEEVRNFLEEKNLPIGTAKDAYHIYKDSGRITSKLITPLLLDFSNRKEHPYNEFPEGLKIINFENKGKDSVTVLGDYALTYSKTEISEIKGNVVVINHTDKSRLETDQLFWDQKTKYFVSEEPFTLYQDRDTIIGIGFECKEDLTKHLTKKTTGRLETKEE from the coding sequence GTGAAAAACTATCAACAAATAATATTAAAAAGCATTACTGTACTATTTTTTACAGTAATGCTTTTTTCTTGTTCTAATTCTACTGAAGAAGTTCGTAATTTTTTAGAGGAAAAAAACCTTCCAATTGGTACAGCAAAAGATGCTTATCATATTTATAAAGATTCTGGTAGAATTACTTCAAAATTAATTACACCTTTGTTATTAGATTTCAGTAATCGTAAAGAACATCCTTACAACGAGTTCCCAGAAGGTTTAAAAATTATTAATTTCGAGAATAAAGGAAAAGATTCTGTTACTGTTTTAGGCGATTACGCATTAACATATTCAAAAACAGAAATTTCTGAAATTAAAGGAAATGTGGTGGTTATAAATCATACAGATAAATCGAGATTAGAAACAGATCAGCTTTTTTGGGATCAAAAAACGAAATATTTTGTTTCAGAAGAGCCTTTTACATTGTATCAAGATAGAGATACAATTATAGGGATTGGGTTTGAGTGTAAAGAAGATTTAACCAAACATTTAACTAAAAAAACTACAGGAAGATTAGAAACTAAAGAAGAATAA
- a CDS encoding hemolysin family protein gives MEIELIIIFLSIILSAFFSGMEIAFVSANKLHIELEKKREGFIPKILNRITQKSSKFITTMLVGNNISLVVYSYYMGAFLVRILPIESYNEFTILLIQTIISTIVILITAEFLPKAIFRIYANEVLKIFAVPAYVFYILFHYFSEFITVISDFLLRVFFKTNADEQQTEFSKEELGNYITEQLETGSEDEEMDSEIQIFQNALEFHNVKAREVMVPRTEIIAVEIHEKVSNLKRMFIETGLSKILVYKTSMDDVIGYVNAFELFKKPKTIKSILLPVEFAPESMMINNVLNNLMKKRKSVAIVVDEYGGTSGMITVEDIVEELFGEIEDEHDSQEFLEERVNETTFNFSARLEVDYLNEEYGLNIPKSEAYETLGGFIINHTENIPQEKDVVDIEGFEVRILKTSSAKIDEVSLKIQLEDD, from the coding sequence ATGGAAATTGAACTTATTATTATTTTTTTATCCATAATTCTTTCCGCTTTTTTTTCGGGAATGGAGATTGCATTTGTATCTGCGAATAAGTTACATATAGAATTAGAAAAGAAAAGGGAGGGTTTTATTCCTAAGATTTTAAATAGAATTACCCAAAAATCCTCAAAATTTATTACCACAATGCTGGTGGGTAATAATATTTCTTTGGTAGTTTATAGTTATTATATGGGGGCTTTTCTGGTAAGAATTCTTCCAATAGAAAGTTATAATGAATTTACAATTCTATTAATACAAACCATCATATCTACAATTGTAATTTTAATAACTGCAGAGTTTTTACCAAAAGCAATTTTTAGAATTTATGCAAACGAAGTTTTAAAAATTTTTGCAGTTCCTGCTTATGTGTTTTATATTTTATTCCATTATTTTTCAGAATTTATTACTGTAATTTCCGACTTTTTATTGCGTGTTTTCTTTAAAACAAATGCAGATGAGCAACAAACGGAATTCAGTAAAGAAGAATTAGGTAATTACATTACAGAGCAATTAGAAACCGGAAGTGAAGACGAAGAAATGGATTCCGAAATTCAAATTTTCCAGAATGCATTAGAATTTCATAACGTAAAAGCAAGAGAAGTTATGGTTCCAAGAACCGAAATTATTGCTGTAGAAATTCACGAAAAAGTATCGAATCTTAAAAGAATGTTTATAGAAACAGGTTTATCTAAAATACTAGTTTATAAAACTTCTATGGACGATGTAATTGGTTATGTTAACGCATTCGAACTTTTTAAAAAACCTAAAACCATAAAATCAATCTTACTTCCTGTAGAATTCGCTCCAGAATCTATGATGATTAATAACGTTTTAAATAATTTAATGAAAAAACGTAAAAGCGTTGCTATTGTGGTAGATGAATATGGGGGAACTTCTGGGATGATTACAGTTGAAGATATTGTAGAAGAATTGTTTGGCGAGATTGAAGACGAACACGATTCTCAAGAATTTTTAGAAGAAAGAGTAAATGAAACCACTTTTAATTTTTCTGCACGATTAGAAGTAGATTATTTAAATGAAGAATATGGTTTAAATATTCCTAAGTCAGAAGCTTATGAAACTTTAGGAGGTTTTATTATAAACCACACAGAAAACATCCCGCAAGAAAAAGATGTGGTTGATATTGAGGGTTTTGAGGTTCGTATTTTAAAAACAAGTAGTGCTAAAATAGACGAAGTATCACTTAAAATTCAATTAGAAGACGATTAA
- a CDS encoding urocanate hydratase, whose product MTFKKQILQGIPTKLPSKKSYPKDANRAPKRKDILSLVEKQLAIKNALRYFPKDWHKELSIEFANELNEFGRIYMYRFKPNYKIFARDISEYPAKTQQAAAIMLMIQNNLNPDVAQHPEELITYGGNGAVFQNWAQYLLVMQYLAEMTDEQTLHLYSGHPMGLFPSSKNAPRVVVTNGMVIPNYSKPNDWEKMNALGVSQYGQMTAGSFMYIGPQGIVHGTTITVMNAFRKILKKDENPNGKIFLTAGLGGMSGAQPKAGNIAGCITICAEVNPKAATKRYEQGWVDVLIDDIDVLVERTLKAQQNNEVVSIAFIGNIIDVWERFDKENIFIHIGSDQTSLHIPWTGGYYPANLSYEESNVLIRENPELFKEKVQVSLRRHAKSINNHTKKGTYFFDYGNAFLLEASRAGANVMAENNIDFKYPSYVQDILGPMCFDYGFGPFRWVCASGKTEDLDKTDEIAANVLQEIMENSPKEIQLQMQDNITWIKNAKDNKMVVGSQARILYADAEGRVKIATAFNNAIEKGEIGAVILGRDHHDVSGTDSPFRETSNIYDGSKFTADMAIHNVIGDSFRGATWVSIHNGGGVGWGEVINGGFGMLLDGTKEAEEKLKNMLFYDVNNGIARRSWARNDEAIFAIKREMERTPNLKITLPNLVEENLLKELF is encoded by the coding sequence ATGACTTTCAAAAAACAAATTTTACAAGGAATTCCAACAAAACTTCCATCTAAAAAAAGCTATCCAAAAGACGCAAATAGAGCGCCAAAAAGGAAAGATATTTTATCGTTAGTAGAAAAACAATTGGCAATAAAAAATGCGCTACGTTATTTCCCAAAAGATTGGCATAAAGAATTATCTATTGAATTTGCGAATGAATTAAATGAATTTGGACGAATTTATATGTACAGATTCAAACCAAATTATAAAATATTTGCACGAGATATTTCTGAATATCCAGCAAAAACCCAACAAGCTGCAGCAATTATGCTAATGATTCAAAATAATTTGAATCCTGATGTTGCACAGCATCCAGAAGAATTGATTACTTATGGAGGAAATGGCGCCGTTTTTCAAAATTGGGCACAATATCTTTTAGTAATGCAATATTTAGCAGAAATGACAGATGAACAAACCTTGCATTTGTATTCTGGGCATCCAATGGGTTTATTCCCATCTTCTAAAAACGCGCCAAGAGTTGTAGTTACAAACGGAATGGTAATACCAAATTACTCGAAACCAAATGATTGGGAGAAAATGAATGCGTTGGGCGTTTCTCAATATGGGCAAATGACGGCTGGTTCTTTTATGTACATTGGCCCACAAGGAATTGTACATGGAACTACCATTACTGTGATGAATGCTTTCAGGAAAATCTTAAAAAAAGATGAAAATCCGAATGGAAAAATCTTCTTAACTGCTGGTTTAGGTGGCATGAGTGGTGCACAACCAAAGGCAGGAAATATTGCTGGTTGTATTACAATTTGTGCGGAAGTAAACCCAAAAGCAGCTACAAAAAGATACGAACAAGGCTGGGTAGATGTATTAATTGATGATATTGATGTATTAGTTGAAAGAACTTTAAAAGCACAACAAAATAACGAAGTCGTTTCCATCGCATTTATTGGAAATATTATTGATGTTTGGGAACGTTTCGACAAAGAAAATATTTTTATTCATATTGGCTCAGACCAAACATCTCTACACATTCCTTGGACTGGAGGTTATTATCCTGCAAATTTATCTTATGAGGAATCCAATGTTTTAATAAGAGAAAACCCCGAGCTTTTTAAAGAAAAAGTGCAAGTATCTTTACGAAGACATGCTAAGTCTATAAATAATCACACTAAAAAAGGAACCTACTTTTTTGATTATGGAAACGCTTTTTTACTGGAAGCTTCCAGAGCTGGTGCGAATGTAATGGCAGAAAATAATATCGATTTTAAATACCCTTCTTACGTTCAAGATATTTTAGGACCAATGTGTTTCGATTATGGTTTTGGGCCTTTTAGATGGGTTTGTGCGTCTGGAAAAACAGAAGATTTAGACAAAACAGACGAAATCGCTGCCAATGTTTTGCAAGAAATTATGGAGAATTCTCCTAAAGAAATTCAGTTGCAAATGCAAGATAATATCACTTGGATTAAAAATGCGAAAGACAATAAAATGGTGGTGGGTTCGCAAGCAAGAATTTTATATGCAGATGCAGAAGGTCGTGTAAAAATAGCCACAGCTTTTAATAATGCTATTGAAAAAGGCGAAATCGGTGCTGTAATTTTAGGAAGAGACCATCATGATGTGAGTGGAACAGACTCTCCCTTTAGAGAAACTTCTAATATTTATGATGGAAGTAAATTCACAGCAGATATGGCAATCCATAATGTTATTGGAGACAGTTTTAGAGGCGCAACTTGGGTTTCCATCCATAATGGAGGTGGTGTTGGCTGGGGAGAAGTAATTAATGGTGGTTTTGGAATGTTGTTAGATGGCACAAAAGAAGCAGAAGAAAAATTAAAAAACATGCTTTTTTATGATGTTAACAACGGAATCGCAAGAAGAAGTTGGGCAAGAAACGATGAAGCTATTTTTGCAATTAAAAGAGAAATGGAAAGAACGCCAAATTTAAAAATTACTTTACCTAACTTAGTGGAAGAAAATCTTTTAAAAGAATTATTTTAA
- a CDS encoding LysR family transcriptional regulator: protein MSYQIELRHIKYFLAVAEELHFRRAAEKLFISQPGLSTQIKHLEEELGVVLFERNNRNVSLTNAGKYLKEELSLQLKELSNTFTNAKLLHQGKKGELRIGYVGSAMQDVIPNLLLNFEKNHPDILFDLKEFDNQKQIEDLLSFSIDVGFVRLERVPRTLEIKSILKEFFCLVLPENHSINKENFKSLEQFKEEQFILFDSKYSASYHEKVMQIFDDCGFAPIISHNTIHSDSIYKLVENNFGISIVPKSLAQKRGYKIKFVDLDMIPQKTTLSVIWNKKNGNLILNDFLELI, encoded by the coding sequence ATGAGTTATCAAATAGAATTAAGACACATTAAATATTTTTTAGCAGTTGCAGAAGAATTACATTTTAGAAGAGCGGCCGAAAAATTATTTATTTCGCAACCAGGCTTAAGTACACAAATAAAACATTTAGAAGAAGAATTGGGTGTCGTTTTATTTGAAAGAAATAATAGAAACGTAAGTTTAACCAATGCAGGAAAATACTTAAAGGAAGAATTATCGTTGCAATTAAAAGAGTTGTCCAATACATTTACGAACGCTAAATTATTGCATCAAGGTAAAAAAGGAGAATTAAGAATTGGGTATGTTGGTTCTGCAATGCAAGACGTTATTCCTAATTTATTGTTGAATTTCGAAAAAAATCACCCAGATATTTTATTCGATTTAAAGGAATTTGACAACCAAAAACAAATTGAAGATTTATTGTCTTTTTCAATAGATGTCGGTTTTGTTCGTTTAGAAAGAGTACCAAGAACTTTAGAAATAAAATCAATCTTAAAAGAATTTTTTTGTTTGGTTTTACCAGAAAATCATTCAATAAATAAAGAAAATTTTAAAAGTTTGGAACAATTTAAAGAAGAACAATTCATTCTTTTCGACTCTAAGTATAGTGCATCATATCACGAAAAAGTAATGCAAATTTTTGATGATTGTGGTTTTGCACCCATTATTTCTCATAATACGATTCATTCAGATTCTATTTACAAATTGGTTGAAAATAACTTTGGAATTTCTATTGTCCCAAAATCATTAGCTCAAAAAAGAGGTTATAAAATTAAATTTGTTGACTTGGATATGATTCCTCAGAAAACAACACTTTCGGTAATTTGGAATAAAAAGAATGGAAATTTAATATTGAATGATTTTTTGGAGTTGATTTAG
- a CDS encoding type III pantothenate kinase, whose translation MNLTIDVGNTRVKIAVFERNNLVETMFFDKKKIISEIQKILKKYLISNGIISNVATISENKMEKLQKIVNLQVVSSKIKVPFINLYKTPLTLGVDRIALVSGAVKQFPNKNVLIIDAGTCITFDFVNAKSEYLGGAISPGIHLRYKALNYFTANLPLIDALEIENFVGKDTKESIISGVLNGVVKEIDGVITDYDNKYMDLTVLLTGGDTNFLSKQLKSSIFANQNLLLQGLNEILIFNGYK comes from the coding sequence ATGAACCTAACAATCGATGTCGGAAATACAAGAGTTAAAATAGCTGTTTTTGAGCGAAATAACCTCGTGGAAACCATGTTTTTTGATAAGAAAAAAATAATTTCAGAAATTCAAAAAATTTTAAAAAAATATTTAATTTCTAATGGAATTATCTCAAATGTTGCGACAATTTCAGAAAACAAGATGGAAAAATTGCAGAAAATCGTCAATTTACAAGTTGTTTCCTCTAAGATAAAAGTCCCTTTTATTAATTTATACAAAACTCCACTTACTTTAGGAGTCGATAGAATTGCTTTAGTTTCTGGAGCAGTAAAACAATTTCCAAATAAAAACGTTTTAATTATAGATGCTGGAACCTGTATTACATTTGACTTTGTAAATGCTAAATCGGAATATTTAGGTGGTGCTATTTCTCCAGGAATTCATTTAAGATATAAAGCTTTAAACTATTTTACAGCCAATTTACCATTAATTGATGCACTTGAAATAGAAAATTTTGTTGGAAAAGACACTAAAGAAAGTATTATTTCTGGAGTTTTAAACGGAGTTGTAAAAGAGATAGATGGTGTTATTACAGACTATGATAATAAATATATGGATTTAACAGTACTTTTAACAGGTGGAGACACAAATTTCTTGTCAAAACAATTAAAAAGTAGCATATTTGCCAATCAAAATTTGCTCCTACAAGGACTAAATGAAATATTGATATTTAACGGATACAAATGA
- the hutH gene encoding histidine ammonia-lyase has product MFKYGVDTLTTDKVIAISNGKLKGIINNEAKERIISCRKKVETITKNNKAVYGINTGFGPLCDVQISPEETNQLQTNLLITHAVGVGENINKHISKIMMICKVHALCQGFSGVRLKLIERIIYFIENDLLPTVPKQGSVGASGDLAPLSHLFLPLIGEGEFWIDKKIVPAKEVLSNHDMEPLELHAKEGLGLINGTQFILAHTIVGLKKMEYLLDLSDVSGAMSIEGYKGSASPFKEELHKIRPFKGSLKVAERMRMLFENSQNITSHEDCERVQDPYSMRCIPQVHGASRNAFYHLQELAEIEMNSVTDNPIVLSETEAISGGNFHGQPLAMALDYCSIAASELGNIADRRCYLLLEGKYGLPRLLTKSGGLNSGFMIPQYTTAALVTENKSLCFPPSADSIPTSLGQEDHVSMGSISGRQFNEILENLEKILAIELMYAAQALEFRRPNTFSTIIEKNHTIIREKVDKLEDDRLLKDDINNMIQLVKTQKLIVK; this is encoded by the coding sequence ATGTTTAAATACGGAGTAGATACCCTTACCACAGATAAAGTAATTGCCATTTCTAATGGAAAATTAAAGGGCATTATTAATAACGAAGCAAAAGAAAGAATAATTTCTTGTAGAAAAAAAGTAGAAACCATCACTAAAAATAATAAAGCTGTTTATGGTATAAACACTGGTTTTGGTCCTTTATGTGATGTACAGATTTCCCCAGAGGAAACGAACCAACTTCAAACAAATTTATTAATTACACATGCAGTTGGAGTTGGCGAAAATATTAATAAACACATCTCTAAAATAATGATGATTTGCAAGGTACACGCTTTGTGCCAAGGTTTTTCTGGTGTTCGATTGAAACTGATTGAACGCATTATTTATTTTATTGAAAACGATTTGTTGCCAACCGTTCCAAAACAAGGTTCTGTAGGTGCATCAGGTGATTTAGCGCCACTTTCTCATTTATTTTTACCGTTAATTGGTGAAGGGGAATTTTGGATTGATAAAAAAATTGTTCCTGCGAAAGAAGTTTTGAGCAATCATGATATGGAACCTTTAGAATTGCATGCAAAAGAAGGTTTAGGGCTGATAAACGGAACGCAATTTATTTTAGCACATACCATAGTCGGACTTAAAAAAATGGAATATTTGTTAGATTTATCAGATGTTTCTGGAGCTATGAGCATAGAAGGATATAAAGGAAGTGCTTCGCCCTTTAAAGAAGAATTACATAAAATACGCCCTTTTAAAGGCAGTTTAAAAGTGGCTGAAAGAATGAGAATGTTGTTTGAAAATTCTCAAAACATTACTTCTCATGAAGACTGCGAACGTGTGCAAGATCCATATTCTATGCGTTGTATTCCACAAGTTCATGGAGCAAGTAGAAATGCTTTTTATCATTTACAAGAATTAGCAGAAATAGAAATGAATTCTGTGACAGACAACCCAATTGTTTTAAGTGAAACCGAAGCAATTTCTGGTGGAAACTTTCACGGTCAGCCTTTGGCAATGGCTTTAGATTATTGTTCCATTGCAGCATCCGAATTAGGAAATATTGCAGACAGGCGTTGTTATTTATTATTAGAAGGCAAATATGGTTTGCCAAGATTATTAACTAAAAGTGGTGGCTTAAATTCTGGTTTTATGATTCCTCAATACACCACTGCAGCATTGGTTACAGAAAATAAATCTTTATGCTTCCCTCCTTCTGCAGATAGCATTCCAACTTCTTTAGGGCAAGAAGACCATGTTTCTATGGGAAGTATTTCTGGGCGACAATTCAATGAAATTTTAGAAAATTTAGAGAAAATTTTAGCTATTGAATTAATGTACGCTGCACAAGCCTTAGAATTTAGAAGACCAAACACATTTTCTACAATTATTGAAAAAAATCATACGATCATTAGAGAAAAAGTGGATAAATTAGAAGACGATAGACTTTTAAAAGACGACATTAATAATATGATTCAGTTAGTAAAAACTCAAAAATTAATTGTAAAATAA
- a CDS encoding tetratricopeptide repeat protein gives MKKITFLLAAMLFLNTVKTNAQDAKMECTKNYNLFLGDFKSKKYDDAYVNWIKLMDECKDLSVNIYKYGSILAEKVKKDPVLAKRVYEQRLQYFPNNNPAKVHSDYATYLSANKLASEAEVFAILEKGYAIDPTKMGIKNLYMYFQGITDRNKDTNPQKVFDTYDDVLESMSKKLDGYAAKLKELSVDTIANKKMIDAYSNNSRALGTVEGGLDNIISEIATCERLVPLYERDFEANKSNAVWLKRAVSRMFNKGCQKEPLYQKLVKAYAEASPSPEAYAFLANVLEDNGDEAGATAMREKSFNLETDPLKKSKYKLKFAQAAKDRGQYSKARSLAREALSFNPNSGRAYLFIASLYAASVNNCGGNEFEKRMVYVAALNKARRAAAVDPSMSSTARKYARNYAANSPSQSVIFTAGATPGGKYTIKCWIGETVTIPKK, from the coding sequence ATGAAGAAAATTACGTTTTTATTAGCGGCTATGTTGTTCTTGAACACTGTAAAAACAAATGCTCAGGATGCGAAAATGGAATGTACAAAAAATTACAATCTATTTTTAGGTGACTTCAAATCTAAGAAATATGATGATGCATATGTAAATTGGATAAAATTAATGGACGAATGTAAAGACTTGTCTGTAAATATTTATAAGTATGGATCTATTTTAGCAGAGAAAGTTAAAAAAGATCCTGTATTAGCAAAAAGAGTTTACGAACAACGTTTACAATATTTTCCTAATAATAACCCTGCAAAAGTACATAGTGATTATGCAACTTATTTGTCAGCAAATAAATTAGCGTCAGAAGCAGAGGTTTTTGCAATTCTTGAAAAAGGATATGCAATAGATCCTACAAAAATGGGGATTAAAAATTTATACATGTATTTTCAAGGTATAACAGATAGAAATAAAGATACAAATCCTCAAAAAGTTTTTGATACTTATGATGATGTTTTGGAAAGTATGAGTAAGAAATTAGATGGTTATGCTGCTAAATTAAAAGAATTATCTGTAGATACTATTGCTAACAAAAAAATGATTGATGCTTATTCTAATAATTCTAGAGCTTTAGGTACAGTAGAGGGTGGTTTAGATAATATTATTTCTGAAATAGCAACGTGTGAGCGTTTAGTGCCATTATACGAAAGAGATTTCGAAGCAAACAAATCGAATGCTGTTTGGTTAAAAAGAGCGGTTTCTAGAATGTTTAATAAAGGGTGTCAAAAAGAGCCATTATACCAAAAATTAGTAAAAGCTTATGCAGAAGCTTCTCCTTCTCCAGAAGCATATGCTTTCTTAGCAAATGTATTGGAAGATAATGGAGACGAAGCTGGAGCAACAGCAATGAGAGAGAAATCTTTTAATTTAGAAACAGATCCATTAAAGAAGTCTAAGTATAAGTTAAAGTTTGCACAAGCAGCTAAAGATAGAGGTCAATATAGCAAAGCAAGAAGTTTGGCTAGAGAAGCGTTAAGCTTTAACCCGAATTCAGGAAGAGCTTATTTATTTATAGCGAGTCTATATGCAGCTAGTGTAAATAATTGTGGAGGTAATGAGTTTGAAAAAAGAATGGTATATGTTGCGGCTTTAAATAAAGCAAGAAGAGCTGCTGCTGTAGACCCTAGTATGTCTTCAACTGCAAGGAAGTATGCAAGAAATTATGCGGCAAACTCACCAAGTCAATCAGTAATTTTTACAGCTGGTGCAACACCTGGAGGTAAATACACTATAAAATGTTGGATTGGAGAAACTGTTACAATTCCAAAAAAATAG
- the hutI gene encoding imidazolonepropionase, which produces MKLLFKNIKELIQVREKHVDFLSGKEMSILPTIKNAFLLVENGLISDFGNMKDCPKNDIKTIDATGKMILPSWCDSHTHLVFAGNREDEFVDRINGFSYEEIANNGGGILNSAKKLQLTSEEELYNQSKVRLEEIIQLGTGAVEIKSGYGLTKEAELKMLRVIKKLKESYPIEIKATFLGAHAVPAEYKNNKSGYLQMLIDDILPTIKKENLADFIDIFCETSYFSVEDAQQILEAGKKYGLTGKIHVNQFTAIGGIQIGVKNQALSVDHLEEMRTEDINVLKNTKTMPVALPACSFFLSIPYTPARKMIDAGLPLALATDYNPGSSPSGNMNFVVATACVKMKMTPEEAINAATINGAYAMNSQNKVGSITKGKLANLILTKEINSYNFIPYSFGNHKIEKVFLKGKEI; this is translated from the coding sequence ATGAAGCTCCTTTTTAAAAATATCAAAGAATTAATTCAGGTTAGAGAAAAACATGTCGATTTTCTCTCAGGAAAAGAAATGAGCATTTTACCAACCATAAAAAACGCTTTTTTATTGGTTGAAAATGGATTGATTTCAGATTTTGGTAACATGAAAGATTGCCCAAAAAATGATATAAAAACGATTGATGCAACAGGAAAAATGATTTTACCTTCTTGGTGTGATTCTCATACGCATTTGGTTTTTGCTGGCAATAGAGAAGATGAGTTTGTCGATAGAATAAACGGATTTTCCTACGAAGAAATCGCTAATAATGGTGGTGGAATTTTAAATTCAGCAAAAAAACTACAACTAACTTCGGAAGAGGAATTATACAACCAAAGTAAAGTTCGTTTGGAAGAAATTATTCAATTAGGAACTGGTGCTGTCGAAATTAAATCGGGTTATGGCTTAACGAAAGAAGCCGAATTAAAAATGCTAAGAGTCATCAAAAAATTAAAAGAGAGTTATCCTATTGAAATAAAAGCTACTTTTTTAGGTGCACACGCTGTTCCTGCCGAATATAAAAACAACAAAAGTGGTTATTTACAAATGTTAATTGACGATATTCTACCAACCATTAAAAAAGAAAATTTGGCAGATTTTATAGATATTTTTTGTGAAACTAGTTATTTTTCTGTGGAAGACGCCCAACAAATTTTAGAAGCTGGAAAAAAATATGGGCTTACTGGAAAAATTCATGTCAACCAGTTTACAGCTATTGGAGGTATACAAATTGGCGTGAAAAACCAAGCGCTTTCTGTGGATCATTTAGAGGAGATGAGAACAGAAGATATCAATGTTTTGAAAAACACCAAAACAATGCCAGTAGCTTTGCCAGCTTGTTCGTTTTTTTTGAGCATTCCTTATACGCCTGCAAGAAAAATGATTGACGCTGGTTTACCTTTAGCATTGGCGACAGATTACAATCCTGGTTCTTCACCTTCTGGAAATATGAATTTTGTTGTTGCTACTGCTTGTGTTAAAATGAAAATGACACCAGAAGAAGCCATAAATGCAGCGACAATTAATGGTGCTTATGCTATGAATTCTCAAAATAAAGTGGGTTCTATTACAAAAGGGAAATTGGCAAATTTAATTTTGACAAAAGAAATTAATTCTTATAATTTTATTCCCTATTCTTTTGGAAATCATAAAATTGAGAAAGTCTTTTTAAAAGGAAAAGAAATTTAA